One genomic segment of Panicum virgatum strain AP13 chromosome 2N, P.virgatum_v5, whole genome shotgun sequence includes these proteins:
- the LOC120660273 gene encoding ubiquitin-conjugating enzyme E2 variant 1C-like isoform X2, which translates to MDDADDIYMRSWTGTIIGPHNTVHEGRIYQLKLFCDKDYPEKPPSVRFHSRINMTCVNHETGVVDPKKFSILANWQREYTMEYILTQLKKEMASPHNRKLVQPPEGTFF; encoded by the exons ATGGATGATGCAGATGACATCTACATGAGATCATGGACTGGCACTATCATTGGCCCACATAAT ACAGTCCATGAGGGTCGCATCTACCAGCTGAAGTTGTTCTGTGACAAGGACTACCCTGAGAAGCCACCATCTGTTAGATTTCATTCAAGAATAAACATGACATGTGTTAATCATGAGACTGGAGTG GTTGACCCAAAGAAGTTCAGTATACTGGCAAACTGGCAGCGGGAGTACACAATGGAGTACATTCTGACCCAGCTCAAGAAAGAGATGGCCTCCCCGCATAACCGCAAACTAGTGCAGCCTCCAG